One Mycolicibacterium doricum genomic window, GCGGGTCATCGAGCGCGACTCGCCGCAGTGGTCGCCGCGCTGGGTTGACCACCTGGTGGGGGACCGGATCCACCGCGAGCTGATGGACTTCACCGACAAGGTGCGCCGCAACCCCGACCACGAACTGCGCCGGTCGGCCACCAAGTTCCTGTTCGAGTTCGCCGACGATCTGCAGAGCGACGAGGCCACCATTCAGCGCGCGGAGAACGTCAAAGAGCAGATCATGGCGCGCGACGAGGTGGCGCGGGCGGCCGAGACGGCGTGGGGCGCCGCCAAGCGCATCATCCTGGAATCGGTCGACGATCCGTCGTCGACGTTGCGCGCGCGGATAGCGGACTCCGTCATGCGCATCGGAGAGAGTTTGCGCGACGACGCCGAACTGCGCGACAAGGTGGACAACTGGGTCATCCGCGGTGCGCAGCACGTGGTCGGCGAATACGGCGCCGAGATCACCACGATCGTCACCGACACCGTCGAGCGCTGGGATGCCGACGAGGCCAGCAGCCGCATCGAGCTGCACGTCGGCCGCGACCTCCAGTTCATCCGGATCAATGGCACCGTGGTCGGGTCGCTGGCGGGCCTGGTCATCTACTCGATAGCTCAGCTACTGTTCTGACCTGCGCTAGCTAGCGCTTGCAACAGTTAGCACCCCCGCGTACGGTTGACGATGTCGTCGATCGGATGCTCGTGTTTCGAGGGGGTCGTCACCCATGTCGCAGGACGAGAATCTTGCCGCTGTGGTGACCAACGCCGCGCAGGACATCGGAAGTTTCATCCGGAGCCAGCGAGAAGCGGCGCAGGTGTCGGTGCGGCAGCTGGCCGAGAAGGCGGGGGTCAGCAACCCCTACCTCAGCCAGATCGAGCGGGGATTGCGGAAACCGTCCGCCGACGTGCTCAACCAGATCGCCAAGGCGTTGCGGGTCTCGGCCGAAGTGCTCTACGTGCAAGCCGGGATCCTCGAACCCAGCGAAGCCGGACAGGTCCGCGACGCCATCATCAACGACACGGCGATCACCGAGCGGCAGAAGCAGGTGCTGCTCGACATCTACACCTCGTTCTCCCGGCAGAACGAGGTAGCCGACAGTGAAGTAGTAGCCGACAGTGAAGTAGTAGCCGACAGTGAAGTAGACGAGGAGCCGACGACTGAAGACGAACAGAGCAATGGCGACCCGATCCAACGCACACGAGAAAGCACACCTCAAGATCCCGGAAAGGACATTCAACATGGCTGAGAAGAACCCCCAGGTCGACATCGAAGACCTCAAGGCCCCGCTGCTCGCCGCGGTCGGCGCCGCCGACCTCGCGCTGGCCACCGTCAACGAGATCGTCGCGAGCCTGCGTGACCGCGCCGAAGAAGCGCGCTCGGACGCCAACAGCCGCGTCGAAGAGAGCCGAGCCCGCATCACCAAGCTGCAGGAAGAGCTTCCGACACAGGTCACCGAGCTCCGTGAGCGGCTGACCGCCGACGAGCTGCGCCGCGCCGCCGAGGGCTACGCCGAGGCCGCGCAGAGCGCCTACGCCAAGCTCGTCGAACGTGGCGAAGCCGCACTCGAGCGCCTGCGCAGCCAGCCCGGCCTCACCGACGCCGCCAACCGCGTCGAGAGCTACACCGACCAGGCCGTCGAGCTGACCGAGCAGGCCCTGGGCAACGTGGCGACGCAGACCCGTGCCGTCGGGGAGCGCGCCGCCAAGCTGGTCGGCGTCGAGCTGCCGACGAAGACCGAGCAGGTCGCCGAGCCGGTCGAGACGGCCGCCAAGAAGGCGCCGGCGAAGAAGGCCCCCGCCAAGAAGGCTCCGGACAAGAAGGCTCCGGCCAAGAAGGTCACCCAGAAGTAAGTCGGATTCGACCACAGCAGGACGCCCGCATAGGGTGGTGAGGTGATACTTGCCGACCTTGCGGGCGTCATCATCCTGGGTCTCGTCCTCATCGTGTTGGTCGTCGGCGTGTACTCCTTCGTCCACGCCGCGATCCAGCGCCCCGACGCCTACACAGCGGCCGGGAAACTCACCAAGCCGGTATGGCTGGCGATCCTGGGCGGCGGTGTGCTGATCCTCCTGCTGTTCCGCGACGCGTTCGGCGCCGCGGTCTGCGCCTGTGCGGCTGGTGTCTACCTCGTCGATGTGCGGCCCAAGATCCTCGAGATCCAGGGAAAGTCGCGGTAGCTCGGTGCGCATCTCTGTCGCCGCCGTGACGGCGGCTCTGTTGCTGCCCCTCTCGATGGCCCTGCAGGTCGCCGCTGCACCCGTCGCCTCGGCGCAACCCGCCCCACCGCCGCCGTACATCGACCGCGTCACGTGGGCGAAGTGGGGCGACCTGTCGAGCCTGCGCGTCTATCCGACGGCGGCGGGCAGGCAGGCTGCCGGCCAGGTAGCCACCGCCGTCGAAGCCGACCACGCCTGGGCGGAGGTGCTCGCCGCCTCACCTGAGGCCGCGATTCCCGGTATGCGCGAACAGTTCGACTGCCACTGGCAGTTCGCCGAGTTCGCGGCACCAGGGAAGAGCAGTTGGAACCTCGAGCCGTGGCGGCCGGAAGTACCCGTCGAGCAGATGCTCGCCGCCGGATGCAATCCCGGCGGTACCGAAGAGCCGTTCTGATGAGCAGGTGGACCCGCGAACGGGTGGCCGCACTCGTCGACCACACGCTCCTCAAGCCGGAGGCCAGTGAGGGCGACGTCGCGATGCTTGTGCAGGAGGCCGAGGAACTCGGCGTCTACGCGGCCTGCGTGTCCCCGTCGATGGTGACCGCCGCCGTTCATGCCCGCCCCTTCACGGCGAAGATCGCGGCCGTGGTCGGCTTCCCGTCCGGTAAGCACCTGTCGGCCGTCAAGGCGCACGAGGCCGCGCTCGCCGTCGCCGCGGGTGCTGAGGAGATCGACATGGTGATCGACGTCGGAGCCGCGCTGGCCGGTGACATGGAGGCGGTGCGCGCCGACATCGCCGCGGTGCGCGCCGCGATCGGCGAGGGCACCGTGCTCAAGGTGATCGTGGAATCGGCCGCGCTGCTCGAACAGGGCGGGCGTGACGTGCTGGTGGACACATGCCTGGCCGCCAAGGCCGCCGCCGCCCAATACGTCAAGACCTCCACGGGCGTCCACCCGTACGGCGGGGCCTCGGCGGGTGCGGTCGAGATCATGGTTGCGGCGGTCGGGCCGCAGGTCGAGGTCAAGGCCAGCGGCGGCATCCGCACCGCCGCCGACGCGATCGCGATGCTCGACGCGGGTGCGACCCGGTTGGGCCTTTCGGGCACCCGCGCCGTGCTCGACCACCTGGGCTGACCTCAGAGCCCCCGTTACCTCAGGTCCCGTTAGCTCAGCCCCCGTTAGCTCAGCCCCCGTTAGCTCAGACCCCGTTGAAGCAGGGGTCCTCGCTACCCTTGGGGATCGCTGCGTTCTGTGTCGAGAACAGCGCCGTGATACCGGTCTCGGTCACCTCGATGCTCTGCGCCTTGATGTCCATCGGATAGTTCTCCGTCAGCCCGGCGGTGAATGCGTTCAGCGCAGGCTGCACGGCCTCGCGCGGCAGCGTGAACCCGAGCCCGGTCAGCTCCTGGACCTGTAGCGTGATGCCGCCGTTGGACACCTCGGGTTTGGCCGTGATGTGGCCGAGCGCGCCCTCGAGCTCGATGGTGCCGCCCGACGGGTTGGTGCTCACCCCGGTCAGGAAGCTGCCGAACAGCGGGATCGCGTCCTGCACCGTCTGGGTGATGCCCTCCGAGGACCAGGTGATGTTCGCGGCCAGCGAGCCGATGCTGCCACTGGAGTTCGCGGAGTCCTGCAGACGGACATCCTCGATGTCGATGCCGACCTTCATACCTTGGGCGTTGCGGATCTGGTTACCCGCCGTCTCGATGTTGATGTTTGTGTAGTGGCCGGTCATGTGCTGCAGCAGGAACGGCGGCATCGCGCCGAACGATGCCGTGGCCTGATCTTCGACGATGCAGGACACCACCCGCGAGACCACGTCGTCGGCGCGGTTGCGCGCGTACAGTTCGCCACCGAGCAGACCGGCCGCCATGAGCGCCACCACGACGACGACGGCTAGCACGATCGACAGCGGATCGCTGAACATGTCCTTGACCTTGGCCGGCACCGAGCCGCGTTCCTTCGGCGGTTCTGCGCCGGCACCGGGTGCCGACGGCGGCGCACCCTGCGGGAACGGCGGGGAAGTAGGGACTGGCTGCTGGTCGGCCGGACGGGCCCAGGGATCAGTCACGCCCGCGATTCTGCCGTACCGGGTGAGTGGGCTTCCGCGCGGTTGCTCAGCACCGCGATGGTCTCGCGCACCGTGCGTGCGGCGTCGAGGTCGAGGTCGGCGACCAGTAGCTCGGGCTCGGCGCCTGCGCTGACCACCACGTCACCGGTCGCCGATGCGACCAGGCTGCCGCCGATCCCGGTCGGTCCGGAGGCGGCCACCTCGTCATCCGGGTAGGCCTGGTCGACGGCGGCCAGGTATCCGGTGGCGTCCAGCGCGCGGGCACGCGCCAGCAGTGTCCACTGGTCGAGCTTCCCCGGGCCGGCACCCCATGAGGCGTGCACGGTGATCAGCTCGGCACCGCGACGCGCCAGCTCGACGTAGAGCTCAGGGAAGCGGATGTCGTAACACGTCGTGAGGCCCACCACGACACCGCCGACGGTGATCGTGACCGGCTCCGAACCCGCTGCGACAGTGCGGGATTCGCGGAAACCAAACGCGTCGTAGAGGTGGATCTTGTGGTAGTGGCTGTCCACTCCGCCGCCGGTTGCGAGCAGCGTGTTGAGGACCCGACCATCGCCGCTGGGGGTGAACATCCCGGTGACGACGGTGACGCCGGCCCGGTCGGCGATCGACCTCACCGCCGTCGGCCACGGTCCGTCGAGCGGTTCGGCGACCGGTGCCAGCGGGACGCCGAACCGGCACATCGTCGCCTCCGGGAACAGCACGAGTTCGGCACCGGCGTCGACAGCCCGACCGGTGAAGTGCTCCACCACCTCGAGATTCGCCGCAGGGTGTGTGCCCGCGGCGATCTGTGCGCACGCGATCCGCATGAACTCAGCCTACGGGCGCGACCCGGCCCTATGGCGCGCCCGCCGGCGCGACCCGGCCCTATGGCGCGCCCGCCGGCGCGACCCGGCCCTATGGCGCGCCCGCCGGCGCGACCGTCGCCCACGGCACGGTGAGCACCCCGTCGCGCATCCGGCGTCGCGGCGGCTCGACCGCAAACCCTTCGCCGGCGAGCAGATCGAGCATCGCGCGCCAGCGGATCCGCGGGCCGAACACGCCGTGGCCCGCCGCGCCGGCCCATGCCCGGTCGGCGGCGGCGAGCAGCCCGTGGATGCGCTGACCGGCCACGTTGTGGTGGATCAGCACCTTGGGCAGGCGTTCGGCGAGATCGGACGGACGCGCGATGGCGAATGGATCGCAGGCCAGCGTGAAGCTGACCGGGCCGACGGCGTCGAGCAGCACCCAGGCGCAGCGGCGCCCGAGCTCGTCGCAGGTGCCGTCGACGATCAGCCCGCCCGGCGCCAGCCGGCTCTGCATGACTCCCCACGCCCCGGCGACGGCGTCGACCGGGTACTGGCGCAGCACGTTGAACGCGCGCACCAGCACCGGCCGCAGCCCGGCCAGTTCGAAGCCACCCAGCGCGAACTCCACGTCCGTCGCCGCAGCGGCGCGGGCGGCAGCGACCCGCCCGGGGTGGATCTCCAGGCCGACCACCCGCGCGTCGGGGCGCACCGACCGCAGCCGCGACGCGAATTCCAGGGTGGTGACCGGCAGCGCGCCGTAGCCGAGGTCGACGACGAGCGGTTCGGCGGCCGACAGCAACGCGGTGCGGACCCGCGCAGAGTGCACCAGCCAGCGATCGCTGCGGCGTAGCCGGTTGTGGCCGGTGGTGCCCCGGGTCGGAACGCCGATCGGGGTGGTCGGACGGTGCGTCATCGGTGTCAGCGTCGGTCGGAGACCCGTCCGGCGGTGAAGCGTCGCTCACCGTCGAAGAGGATTCGCATGTTGGTCAGGATGAGGTCTTCGAGGGTGCCGCCAACCAGCGGGATGGAGACCTTGCAGCTGCTGTACACGAGTAATCGGCTGCCGGTCGGGGTGTCGGCCAGTTGGTAGCGGCCGTCGAGCCGGCCCGGCGCGTGCGGCATCACTGCGGTGAAGGTGCCCTCGGCGCGCGCGGACGCGTCGTCGAACGGATCGAAGTGCTGTTCGCGGGTGATCACCACGTCGACCGGCATCACCTTGCGGGCAATCGGCGGCAGGTCGTCGCGCGGCATCACCTGGCGCAGCGCGATGTCGGTGCCACGGGCGTCAGAGCGGAACAGCGTCAGCTCGGTACGCGGGTTGAGCGCGCGGTACACCTCGGTCAGTGCGCACCAATAGTCCTCGGAGGTCAACTGCTGGTGGATGTGCGCGGCGGGCGCGTCGAAGACGACGGTGTCCTCCATCCGCCGTCCCATGGCCACTTACGGTACGCGTCGGGTCAGACGTTCTCGGTGATCCACACCGTGGTGAAGCGCTGTTCGGCGATGATCAGATCGACCAGGCCGTTGCCGATGAAGTTTTCGATTTTCCCGCCGACGAGCGGCACGCGCACCTCCACGGTGACTTTCAGCTCCAGCCGGGACCCGCCCGTGCCGCTGGGCGACAACACCGCCGTCCCGGTCAGCGAGACCGGGGCTCCGGGAATGGAGCCGGTGACGCTCGCAGTGGCGCGTCCGTCCTGCACCCCGGTCCACCTCTCCTCACGCTGGATGGACAAGTCGCCACGGTGGAACTGCGCCACCACGCCGGGCAACCGGTCGGCGCGCAGGACCTGGGTGGTGGTGACGTCGACGCTGCCGTCGTCGCCGACGGACAGCCCGTCGAGCGTCGCGTGGTCGGCGCCGGAGTCCGCCAGCCGCGCCAGCCAGTACCGTTCGTCGCGCAGCGCGCGGTGGACCTCTTCGACGGTCCCCTGGTAGTCGGCGGCCAAGTCGAATGAGCGCGGCATAGCTGGCCAGGCTACCGTTACCGCCCGTGGCCGGTCAGGAACTCGCGGGCGCAGACATCCAAGCCGACGTCGCGCTGGCCCCGCTGACCACGCTGCGGATCGGGCCCGTCGCGCGTCGGCTGATCACCGCGAGCAGCACCGAACAGCTCCTCGCCGCACTGCGCGCCCCCGTAAGCCGTGATGCGCTGATCCTCGCCGGGGGCTCGAACGTGGTGCTGGCCGACGACATGGACGACCTCACCGTGGTCCGCGTGGCCAACAGCGAGATCACCGTGACCGACGGCATCGTGCGCGCGGAGGCGGGAGCGAACTGGGACGACGTGGTGGTCACCGCGCTGGCGCACGGCCTCGGCGGTCTGGAGTGCCTGTCGGGTATCCCCGGTTCGGCAGGGGCGACACCGGTCCAGAACGTGGGCGCCTACGGGTCCGAGGTCGCCGACACCATCAGTCGGGTCCGGCTGTTCGACCGCCGCACCGGCCGCGACGACTGGGTGACGTCGGAGGCCATGGCGTTCGGATACCGCACCAGCGTGCTGAAGCACTCCCGCCACGCCGTCGTGCTCGAGGTGGAGTTCGCACTCGACGTCGAGGGACGCAGCGTGCCGCTGCGCTACGGCGAACTGGCCCGGGCGCTCCACGTGGAGCCGGGCGGCCACGCCGATCCGGTTGCGGTGCGCGAAACGGTGCTGGCGCTGCGCCGCGGTAAGGGCATGGTGCTCGACGAACCCGACCGCGACACCTGGAGCGTCGGATCCTTCTTCACCAACCCGGTGGTCACGACGGCGGACTACGAACGCCTCGCCGCGGCGGTGGACGGCCCGGTGCCCAGCTACCCCGCGGCGGACGGGCTGAAGCTCGCCGCCGGCTGGCTGGTGGAGCATGCGGGCTTCGGGAAGGGCTACCCCGGTGACGGCGCCCCGGCCCGGCTCTCGACCAAACATGCGCTCGCTGTGACCAATCGGGGGCATGCCACCACCGAAGACGTCATCGCGCTGGCCAGGACGGTGCGAGAAGGTGTGCGCAACACCTTCGGGATCGAACTCACACCCGAACCTACGCTGGTCGGCTGCGCTGTCTAAAGCGTGTCGAACAACGGTGGTGTGTGTTCGGCGCCGCCCTTCTCGGGCGTCGGTGGACACGGGGGTGTTGGCCAGAGCCGGCTCGTCGGCGGGCATTGGGTGCCCGGCCTGCTGCTTGGGGGTCCGGGGATCGATGAAGGTCGTCGTGATGGGCGTGGCCCCAGCGGGCCAGATTGCCAGCCGCGTTGGTGTCGCTGCCCGATCGGCCAGCGTCATCGCGCTGTCGACGACGCCGCATTCGGGACATAGGCGGGTCGAAGGATACCAGCGGTCGGCCTCGAGGAGCTGCCCGTCGCGCCACGCCTGCTTGTAGCGCAGCATCCGGGCGAATTGCGACCAGCCGGCATCGGAGATGGCGCGGGCCATTGCGGTGATTGGCCAGCATGCCAGCCACGTTGAGGTTCTCGATGACGATCCGGTCGTGGGTCTTGACCAGCTCGCCCGATACCTGGTGCAGGAAATGGCGGCGCACATTGGCGACACGATGGTGTCTTGCGTGACAACGACTTGGCTAACCGGCGCTGCTGCTTGATGCCGGTGGCCAGCGCCTTGGGCGCGTCATCAGTGCGGGCAGCCTCGGCGCCGTCTGCGGTGGCGGCCACCACAAACGCCGATAGCCCCGGTCCACACCGACCCAGCCGCCGGCATCGTCGGGTCGGGCCGGGTGCAGGCGGGCGGGGTGCAGGCGGGCGGGGTGCAGGTCGGCGGGGCCTGTTGTGGTCCGGCTATCCGGATCGCGGCGGGTTTGCCGTTGGGGTGTTTGTTGCGCAGCCGAAACGACGCAACAGCCCCGGTCTTCTTGAACCGGGGAAATCCGACTCGCTTGCCTTTGCGCTTGCCCGATCGCGCGTCCGACCACGCTTGGAGACCTTCGCCGAGGTCGACGGCGGCTTCTTCAAACACACCGTCGCGGCCTCGACCGCCACTACGAAACCACGCTCAGAAACCACGATCACCGCCCACGAAGGCTTCCTCTACCTCAACCAATTCCTCCACCCCAACCAAACCGCCCTACAACTCCGCAGACTCAACCGCAACCAGTTGTTCGACACGCTTTAGCGAAGCTTAAGCGGCGCAGCCGTGAATCTTGAGTCAAGTACGTGGTTGGAGTCGCGAAGAGTTCAGGCGGCGAGCTGAGCCTGCTGGGTGAGTTCGTCGAAAGCGGTTTGGTATGCACGAGTTGCGTTGCGCAACTTGGACGTTCGTGGTGGACTGGGGTCGGTGACCTGGGCGAGCCCGGTGCGTAGCAGGTGGTCGTGGGCGTGGGTGAATAGCAGCGCGTGCTGCAGGCCGGTGTCAGTCACGGTGTAGCGGCGGGTGCGGGGGACGCGTTCGATGAGTCCGTGGGCGCGTAGGCGCCGCAGGTCGTAGGTCATCTGGCCGGCGGTGATGTCCTCGGCGGTCTTGCCGAGCAGGGGCGCGATCAAGGTGCGCAGGTCACGGTTGGTGAACCCGTGGACCAGGAGCCGGTGGACGAGCAAGGCCTGCAGCAGGGCGTGCACCCTGGCGTCGCCGAAGCGCAGTCCGGGGATTCGGGTGTTCTGACAGGTGACGACGGGGGCGGTGAGATCGGTGAACGCCTGGGCGCCCCGGATCGGGTCGTGGCTGATGGTTTGGACGCCGAGCAGGCGCCGGTTGGCGGAAAAGCCGATCTGCCGCAGTTCGGGCAGGCTGGTCAGCCGTTTGGTGACCCGGAAATCGTGGGGGTCGTTGATCGTGGTCTCGGTGCGCAGCGCCCTCCCTTGTTTGTAGTACTGCTTGACCTTGGTGTTCTTGTAGTCCACGTGCAGCGACGGGGTTACCCCGTTGGTGATCACCCGGGTGCGGAACCGTCCCGGGGTCTTGGCGCGGCCCTTGGCGATGACGCGGCGGTCGAAGATCAGCCCGACGTGGTCGGGGCGGCCGATGTCGAGGTTGTCGTGCAGAACCTGCTCAAAGAAGATCCGCCCCGACACCGGGCGGTCGAGCATCTGGGTCAGCGAGAACTCGGCCTGCAGGATGGACAGCTCGTAGCGGTAGCCGGCCGCCTCGTCCTCGCTGGTGAACGGGTTGGGCAGGATCGTCAGCCATTTGCGCAGCAGCGCGTCGATCCGCTCGGGTCCGAGGCTGTCGCAGATCGCCTGCAGCCGGTCTACGTCATCGACGGCGGCGAACCCGTTATCCAGGGCCTCGAATCCGATCCCGGCCTTGGCGGCCTGGCGTTTGGCCCACTCGTTGCCGTTGATGCACAGCTTGGCGGTGTAGGGGAAGTACGTGCCGAACTTGATGAAGAACGGGCCGAAATCCTCATCGACGCAATAGAAATAGAAGTAGTTGATGAACGCTGTGGAGCGCACCAGCCAGGCATAGGGTTCCCCGGTGGCGGGGTTGTAGCGGCGCTGGGTGCGCCACACCAGCGCCTTCTCCTGCGCCCGGCCCACGAACAACACCCCCTCGGTGCCGGCGAACGCGGCCAGGAACTGCTGGGCGACGTCGTCTTTGCGTTCCTTGCCGAAGGACACCAACTCCAGCCCGCGCGCGGCGATGAAGCCGTGGATGTCGGCGACGAACGCCTTGGTCATCGGATCCATCAATGCCGTCGACGCGTAGTGGTGGCCGCGGTGGCCGACGAAGAAGCCCTGCACCCCGGCGCCATAGGCCAACCGCGGCACCCGCACGTTGAGATACATGCGGTCGATCGACTCCACCTCGAAGATCGTGTGATCGGACAAGACATCGCCGGCACAGCGCGCTACGGTCATCATTGGGCTCCGGTTCGGACGGGCGGCCAGCAGGCCTACCAACCGCGCTATGCGGTTCATACACCCGATCGACACGTTTCGACCAGGGTCTTCATCCCGTCCGGACCGAAGCCCCCAGCGACACCAGCAGCAGCATGCCCGTCGGGATGGGGCGAAGCCCGGCTAGGTATGTTGGGTACACGTGACCGACGCCGACAAGCTGCCGCCCGTGAATCGGCGGCGCGCCCTGACCGCTCTGGCGGTCGGACTCGTCGCGCCCGGTGCGCTGGCCGCGTGTAGCCGGTCGATCAGCAACCCCGGCGAGCCGGCGCAGGCGCCGGCGTCGGCGTCCGTGGCGTTCGAACCGGCCACCTCCGCCACCGACGTCTCGCCCACTGATCCCGTGCGGGTGGAGGTCAGCGGCGGCTGGTTCCAGCGGGTGGCGCTGAAGAACGCCGAGGGCAAGGTCGTCGCCGGTGCGCTGAACCAGGACCGCAACGTCTTCACCGTGAGTGAGCCACTCGGCTACGGCGTGACCTACAGTTGGTCCGGCTCGGCGGTCGGGGAGGACGGTAGGGCCGTTCCCGTCAAGGGTGAGTTCACCACGCTCGACCCGGCCATCCAGGTCAACGGCCGCTTCCAGCTGGCCGACGGGCAGACCGTCGGTGTCGCGGCCCCCGTCATCCTGCAGTTCGACGCCTCGATCGGCGAGGAGGACCGGGCGACGGTCGAGAAGGCGCTGTCGGTGGCCACCAACCCGCCCACCGAGGGCAGCTGGGCGTGGCTGCCCGACGAGGCCGCCGGATCACGACTGCACTGGCGCAGCAGGGAGTACTTCGAGCCCGGGACCACCGTGCGGGTGGACGCCAGGTTCTACGGGGTGAAGTTCGGTGCCGACGCCTACGGCGCAGCCGACTCCTCGCTCGACTTCACCATCGGCCGCAGGCAGGTGGTCAAGGCCGAGGCGTCGTCGCACCGCCTTCGAGTGGAGGACGCTTCCGGCGCGACGATGATGGACATCCCGTGCAGCTACGGGGAGGGCGACCTGGATCGCAACGTCACGCGCAGTGGCATTCACGTCGTCACCGAGAAGTACGAGGACTTCTACATGAGCAACCCGGCCGCCGGTTACTACAACCTGCGCGAGCGGTGGTCGGTGCGAATCTCCAACAACGGCGAGTTCATCCACGCCAACCCGGCGAGCCTCGGCGCGCAGGGCAGCAGCAACGTCACCAACGGCTGCATCAACCTGTCGCTCGAGGATGCCGAGCAGTACTTCCACAGCGCAATGTACGGCGACCCGGTGGAGGTTACCGGCACGCGCATCCAGTTGTCCTACGCCGACGGCGACATCTGGGACTGGGCCATGCCGTGGGAGGAGTGGAAGTCGATGTCGGCGCTGTCGGAGCAGAACAGGCCGCAGCTGCCGAGCACCGTTCCGGCCACCCCGTCGGGCGCGCCGCAGCCGGTGAACGGCCGCCCCGGGGGCTAGTTACGCCACACCGCTTCTCGCCGAGATCGACGAAATGGCGGGACCCACTCGCGCTTTGTCGCCCGTTTGTTCGTTTGGGCGCAAGAAATCAGCGGCGGTTGAAGCGAGAGCCGCTGGCGCCGCTGACCTGATCCCGCGGCCGCACCACGATCAGGTCCAGGTCGACATGCGACGGGCGCGACGCCACGAACCCGATCACGTCGGCGATGTCCTCGGCGACGAGCGGAGTTACCCCGTCGTACACCTTCGCGGCACGTTGCTCGTCGCCTTCGAACCGGTTGAGCGAGAAGTCGGTCTTCACCATGCCAGGCGCCACTTCGGTGAGCCGCACGGGCTTTCCGAGCAGCTCGCTACGCAGCGTGCGGTGCAGGACC contains:
- a CDS encoding L,D-transpeptidase, with translation MTDADKLPPVNRRRALTALAVGLVAPGALAACSRSISNPGEPAQAPASASVAFEPATSATDVSPTDPVRVEVSGGWFQRVALKNAEGKVVAGALNQDRNVFTVSEPLGYGVTYSWSGSAVGEDGRAVPVKGEFTTLDPAIQVNGRFQLADGQTVGVAAPVILQFDASIGEEDRATVEKALSVATNPPTEGSWAWLPDEAAGSRLHWRSREYFEPGTTVRVDARFYGVKFGADAYGAADSSLDFTIGRRQVVKAEASSHRLRVEDASGATMMDIPCSYGEGDLDRNVTRSGIHVVTEKYEDFYMSNPAAGYYNLRERWSVRISNNGEFIHANPASLGAQGSSNVTNGCINLSLEDAEQYFHSAMYGDPVEVTGTRIQLSYADGDIWDWAMPWEEWKSMSALSEQNRPQLPSTVPATPSGAPQPVNGRPGG